The Lentisphaera araneosa HTCC2155 region TCCATTTTCATCTGTCTAGCTAAGCGCTTGACTAGGGTGCGATTAATAACGTAAGAAACAAGGACCGAAGCAATGATGATGCCAATAGCGCCAATGATTAGCCAAATCAAAGAACTATTAAAAATCTGCAAGCCTTCTTTTAGCTGTTCTGAGGGGTTAGTGGGGAGGGGGGCCATGATTCTATTCAGTTTTGTTAGTTTCTTTAATATAAAGTCTTAACAAAAATCGAGAAATCTGAAAGCCTCCGATTTGTACAGAAGCACAGAAGAAATTACTTGGCGAGGATGAGTTGTTTGACTTTTCGACCAGATTCTTTGAGTTGTTGATCATTAAAGGGGCCCTTAGCGGTGGTGCCTTGTTTCCAAACGGCACTCGAACGATGACCAGGAGAATAATTCCAATTGCACCAGCTGATTTTGTGTTGGTCGAGGATTTTGTGCCATTCTTTGACGCTGTGCCAATCATTTTTTCCTTCGCCCGAAGCTTCTTGGCTTCCCCATTCGGTGATGAAGAGTGGTGCTTTGCCCAAGAATTGTTTAAAGCCATCGCGATAGGTCTTGCCATGAGAGGCGGCATAAAAATGAAAGCTAAACATGACATTGTGAGCGGTTTGTTTATCTAAGGGCTTTGTAATGATGTCGTGAGCTACTTTATCGCCAGAGAGGCCGAGAGAAGCCCAATCAGGTGTGCCAATGAGGATGATGCCATCAGGATCATTTTTTCTGATGATGGGAATGATTTCTTCCGCGTAAGATTTAATTCTAGGCCAGTCAATATTTTTGCCATTGGGTTCATTGCATATTTCGTAGAGAACAGAGCCTTTCTGCGCATGTTTTTTAGACATGTAATCAAAAAAGATCTTTGCTTCTTCGATGCGTTTCCAGGGATCCCCGGGTTTTAGGATATGCCAATCAACGATGCTGTAGAGCCCGCGCTTATGACTCTCTTCGACTAAAGTGTCCACCATGGTTGTGAATTTTTTTGGATTCGATTTATAGCCACCTTCATCGTAGTACATGGCGATTCTCAAAATGTCCGCCTGCCATTGATGGGCTAACACATCCATATTTTTTTCATTGAGAAAGGTGCCCCACCCATGCCACTGTAGACCGTGAGTACTCATGCCTTTAAGCTGAACAGGCTTATTGTTTTGGTCACAAAGTTGTGTGCCAATGAGTTTGAGTTTTCCATGCTGCTGAAAAGCTGATTGCGAGTGAAGTGAAAAACTAGCAAGAGCACAGAGTAAAAAGAAAAATATTTTCATACGATTCATAAGTTTAAAGTTGTTATTTACATACATTAATAGCACTCCGAGCTCAAAATTTTACAGG contains the following coding sequences:
- a CDS encoding glycoside hydrolase family 5 protein; this encodes MYVNNNFKLMNRMKIFFFLLCALASFSLHSQSAFQQHGKLKLIGTQLCDQNNKPVQLKGMSTHGLQWHGWGTFLNEKNMDVLAHQWQADILRIAMYYDEGGYKSNPKKFTTMVDTLVEESHKRGLYSIVDWHILKPGDPWKRIEEAKIFFDYMSKKHAQKGSVLYEICNEPNGKNIDWPRIKSYAEEIIPIIRKNDPDGIILIGTPDWASLGLSGDKVAHDIITKPLDKQTAHNVMFSFHFYAASHGKTYRDGFKQFLGKAPLFITEWGSQEASGEGKNDWHSVKEWHKILDQHKISWCNWNYSPGHRSSAVWKQGTTAKGPFNDQQLKESGRKVKQLILAK